A genome region from Methanococcoides burtonii DSM 6242 includes the following:
- a CDS encoding ArsR family transcriptional regulator gives MSQLNNKVFHALGSDTRIKILELLDEGEHHISELARELRISVPVAAKHVNILEEADLIDRRIFGKTHVLKPKRKNIYIAMNAFAPTKSIEVEKGTTLLDALRGVAAIKVQKKGDREVIVSTDGEEGLYVYEINGEFSEKSVKNCVLEKDTTIEWKKLEPVTKIKLDIHVKE, from the coding sequence ATGAGTCAATTGAATAATAAAGTATTTCATGCCCTTGGAAGCGATACACGTATAAAGATACTTGAATTGCTTGACGAAGGAGAACATCATATCTCCGAACTTGCAAGAGAATTGAGAATTTCAGTACCCGTCGCTGCAAAACATGTCAATATATTGGAAGAGGCAGATCTTATCGATAGGAGGATCTTTGGAAAAACACATGTGTTAAAGCCTAAAAGGAAAAATATCTATATTGCAATGAACGCATTCGCACCAACAAAATCGATTGAAGTAGAAAAAGGTACAACATTACTTGATGCCCTTCGCGGAGTAGCAGCCATCAAGGTTCAGAAAAAAGGAGATCGTGAAGTTATCGTTTCGACTGATGGCGAAGAGGGTCTTTATGTCTATGAAATAAATGGTGAATTCTCTGAAAAATCTGTTAAAAACTGTGTTCTTGAAAAAGACACCACTATCGAGTGGAAGAAACTGGAACCAGTCACAAAGATAAAACTTGACATTCATGTGAAAGAATAA
- a CDS encoding serine protein kinase RIO, whose product MKKILDTKVKRLDTAVDKLRIKRKDSNTLKVTENVFDDATLKSLYTLSNKGIVEALGGSISTGKEANVFLGEGEEHDIAIKIYRISSSTFRSMEDYILGDPRFTNIRHNKRDIIFAWTKKEFRNLIRANEAGIRVPVPIITERNILIMEFMGKNEKPFPALKDIKLELEDGQLIFETIIDDMHKLYTKANLVHGDLSEYNILIDTNDLTPIMIDMGQSVTLEHPRADIFLKRDIENILRYFKRFKIDETPESVYKRIKNTGNEN is encoded by the coding sequence ATGAAAAAAATACTGGATACAAAAGTAAAGCGTCTTGATACCGCTGTTGACAAATTGCGTATAAAACGCAAAGACAGCAATACACTGAAAGTAACTGAAAATGTATTCGATGATGCAACTTTAAAATCCTTATACACACTCTCCAATAAAGGAATAGTAGAAGCACTTGGAGGATCCATAAGCACCGGCAAAGAAGCGAATGTGTTCCTCGGCGAAGGAGAAGAACACGACATTGCCATAAAGATATACAGGATATCATCCAGTACATTCAGATCAATGGAAGACTACATTCTCGGAGACCCACGCTTCACGAACATCCGACACAACAAAAGAGACATCATCTTTGCATGGACCAAAAAGGAGTTTCGTAACCTCATACGTGCAAACGAAGCTGGCATACGCGTACCAGTACCCATCATCACAGAAAGGAACATACTTATTATGGAGTTCATGGGTAAGAATGAAAAACCATTCCCCGCTTTAAAAGATATAAAGCTCGAACTCGAAGATGGTCAACTGATATTCGAAACTATCATAGATGACATGCACAAGCTCTACACTAAAGCTAATCTTGTACATGGAGATCTTAGCGAATACAACATACTCATCGACACCAATGACCTAACGCCCATCATGATCGATATGGGGCAATCAGTTACCCTGGAACATCCACGAGCAGACATATTCCTAAAAAGGGACATTGAAAATATACTAAGATACTTTAAGCGTTTCAAAATTGATGAGACTCCCGAAAGCGTTTACAAACGCATAAAAAATACAGGGAACGAAAACTAA
- a CDS encoding KH domain-containing protein, giving the protein MSHIKVPQDRIGAIIGPQGSVKKIIEERTTATLDIDSENGTVEVIAGDDPVGAMRAADVIQAIGRGFNPEKTYIFFDDDLIMLEIIDLSQTASTPKELLRLKGRIIGKGGKTREIIESLIGVKMSVYGKTVSAIGHPDQILIVRTAMDMLIGGATHGAVYSFLEKKKQDLMRSQLDSY; this is encoded by the coding sequence ATGAGCCATATCAAAGTACCCCAGGACAGAATCGGCGCAATAATTGGCCCACAGGGCAGCGTCAAAAAGATAATCGAAGAAAGAACCACTGCAACACTTGACATCGACAGTGAAAACGGCACAGTAGAAGTAATAGCAGGAGATGACCCTGTAGGTGCAATGAGAGCAGCTGATGTCATTCAGGCAATAGGCAGAGGATTCAACCCCGAAAAAACATACATATTCTTTGATGACGACCTTATAATGCTTGAAATAATTGATCTTTCCCAGACCGCATCCACTCCAAAGGAATTACTACGCCTCAAAGGCAGAATAATTGGAAAAGGTGGAAAGACAAGAGAAATAATAGAAAGTCTCATAGGGGTTAAAATGTCCGTTTATGGAAAGACAGTAAGTGCAATAGGTCATCCAGACCAGATACTCATTGTAAGGACTGCTATGGATATGCTCATCGGTGGCGCAACCCATGGTGCAGTATACAGTTTCCTCGAGAAGAAGAAACAAGACCTTATGCGTTCACAGCTTGACTCATACTAA
- a CDS encoding fasciclin domain-containing protein — protein sequence MTEQKNIIEKAIEIGDFTTLVSAAKKLGLTNKFSKEGPYTIFAPIEKAFEPIPDSVIDEAFDDQGYLMDIVNYHIIEGKYFTYDLKDIQIITALNGKTLDISNNEKLLINGIEIKKKDIECSNGIIHAIEEILIP from the coding sequence ATGACTGAACAAAAGAACATCATTGAAAAGGCAATTGAAATCGGGGATTTCACAACGCTTGTAAGTGCCGCAAAAAAGCTTGGCCTAACTAATAAATTCAGCAAAGAAGGCCCATACACAATTTTTGCACCTATAGAAAAAGCATTTGAACCAATTCCAGATAGTGTGATAGATGAAGCTTTTGATGACCAAGGTTACCTGATGGACATTGTAAATTATCACATCATCGAAGGGAAGTATTTCACATATGATCTTAAAGATATCCAGATTATCACTGCACTCAATGGAAAAACACTCGACATATCAAATAATGAAAAGTTATTGATCAACGGTATCGAAATAAAAAAGAAAGATATCGAATGTTCCAATGGTATCATACATGCCATTGAAGAGATCCTCATACCATAA
- a CDS encoding PAS domain-containing sensor histidine kinase, whose amino-acid sequence MSDGDGDRFRDNEGFVGSVTHYLSKFVEMKLVENDLNIFKSISYKANYGISVLDMDGNIIYANEAFSQLHGYSADELLNINFLMFYHEGQVPHLKRLLDKLLSSDGCENEDVWHMRKDGSIFPAILECNLILDGDNEPSYIFVALRDLTVTKKAEDALKRAMSIADAANCSKSEFLANVSHELRTPLNSIVGFSEILLDGRCGGLNDVQRRYVQNVSNNGNHLSEIINEILEISKIEAGKAEVNLEDFCILPSVMEVKESLMHSISLKNISFVCDVNPELHPIRLDKTKFKHILHHLLINAVKFTSDHGSVGIHASAISDMMHIVIFDDGIGIPREQLPHLYDKFYQVDGSTKRKYGGTGLGLALTKKLVILNSGQMWVESEVNVGTKVHMMLPLA is encoded by the coding sequence ATGTCTGATGGGGATGGCGATCGTTTCCGGGATAATGAGGGTTTTGTAGGTTCGGTTACTCATTATCTGAGTAAATTCGTTGAAATGAAGCTTGTTGAGAATGATCTGAATATATTCAAGTCTATATCCTATAAGGCAAATTATGGGATATCTGTACTTGATATGGATGGAAATATCATTTATGCGAATGAAGCATTTTCTCAACTTCATGGCTATTCTGCTGATGAGCTTCTTAATATTAATTTTTTGATGTTCTATCATGAAGGGCAAGTTCCGCACTTGAAACGTCTTCTTGATAAACTTTTAAGTTCTGATGGCTGTGAGAATGAAGATGTGTGGCACATGAGGAAGGATGGAAGTATCTTCCCGGCGATCCTTGAATGTAATCTCATCCTCGATGGCGATAATGAGCCTTCTTATATCTTTGTTGCACTGCGGGATTTAACTGTTACTAAAAAAGCGGAGGATGCTTTAAAGCGTGCAATGTCGATAGCTGATGCAGCAAATTGTTCTAAGAGCGAGTTCCTTGCCAATGTAAGTCATGAACTTCGAACTCCATTGAATTCCATTGTTGGCTTTTCAGAAATATTGTTGGATGGGCGGTGTGGGGGTCTGAATGATGTTCAGAGGAGATATGTTCAGAATGTTTCAAATAATGGAAATCATCTTTCAGAGATCATAAATGAGATCCTTGAAATTTCAAAGATCGAAGCAGGAAAGGCAGAAGTAAATTTGGAAGATTTTTGTATCTTACCTTCTGTTATGGAGGTAAAAGAGTCTCTGATGCATTCGATTTCATTAAAAAATATTTCTTTTGTTTGTGATGTTAATCCCGAACTACATCCGATAAGGTTAGATAAAACAAAGTTCAAACATATATTGCATCATCTTTTAATAAATGCTGTCAAGTTTACTTCCGATCATGGATCGGTTGGTATTCATGCAAGTGCTATTAGCGATATGATGCATATTGTGATATTTGATGATGGTATTGGAATCCCCAGGGAACAGTTACCGCATCTTTATGATAAGTTCTATCAGGTCGATGGTTCTACCAAACGAAAGTACGGCGGTACAGGTCTTGGACTTGCACTTACTAAAAAGCTGGTAATCCTCAATAGCGGTCAGATGTGGGTAGAAAGCGAGGTAAATGTAGGTACAAAGGTCCACATGATGTTGCCTTTGGCATGA
- a CDS encoding PAS domain S-box protein, with amino-acid sequence MFSEREVKQKSDVVFDRIDRDSDRAERWLSDGYVGMDVYPQIFNEMVCAYALHEIICNDDGVPINYCFLNVNPAFERIVGLKKDDVIGKCVLDIFPHMDVSWVEKYGKVALTGESAYFDDYSLMGDRFYEVNAFSSSIGVFAMTFFDITERRCVCDVLEMQTHDLNKHVCDLECLLNVSSIVDDLPSLNEGFQKVVDSVFSDLKDRSVTGCCLIYEGNIFQSECFVDSIWGCS; translated from the coding sequence ATGTTTTCTGAAAGGGAAGTAAAGCAGAAATCAGATGTGGTGTTCGATCGTATTGATCGTGATTCTGATCGTGCGGAGCGATGGCTTTCTGATGGGTATGTTGGAATGGATGTTTATCCGCAGATATTCAATGAAATGGTTTGTGCATACGCTTTACATGAGATAATTTGTAATGATGATGGAGTTCCAATTAATTATTGTTTTCTTAATGTGAATCCGGCTTTTGAGAGAATTGTAGGTCTGAAGAAAGACGATGTTATCGGAAAATGTGTTCTGGATATTTTTCCTCATATGGATGTCTCATGGGTTGAAAAATATGGCAAGGTGGCATTGACTGGGGAAAGTGCTTACTTTGATGATTATTCGCTCATGGGTGATCGTTTTTATGAAGTTAATGCCTTCTCCTCTTCTATTGGCGTGTTTGCGATGACATTTTTTGATATCACTGAACGTAGGTGTGTTTGTGATGTTCTGGAAATGCAGACGCATGATCTGAACAAACATGTATGTGATCTTGAATGTTTGCTTAATGTTTCAAGTATTGTTGATGATCTTCCTTCTCTGAATGAGGGATTTCAGAAAGTAGTTGACAGCGTTTTTTCTGATCTGAAGGATCGATCAGTTACAGGCTGTTGTCTAATTTATGAAGGCAATATATTTCAGTCCGAATGTTTCGTTGATTCGATTTGGGGATGTAGTTAG
- a CDS encoding (Fe-S)-binding protein, translating to MRTDNLDKWKKELINCTQCGFCKDVCPIFADVEWDSSVARGKMALCYGLYSGDIEPDESVVERLYQCTTCADCTRRCPSSTDVVGVVEAIRKDLVASDIMSPTHRKISESIAMLGNPFGEEKSRIEIFGERPHNAKIAYFTGCSAAYRNKEIAEAGISILKKLGVDYTLLDEVCCGSVLGRLGFSDDNIKRQAEVNVKAIEATCAEIVLFSCAGCLRMFRKEYPQFMELPFKALHFIEWLSEQELPLKPYGKTVTYHDPCHIGRHLGIYDAPRDVINNIPDIEFVEMADSRESARCCGGGGGVRAQFPEISGNIASKRVDQAEFADVLLTTCPFCVNNLALGIDEESDLVVKDLLELVDELLEDI from the coding sequence ATGCGAACTGATAATCTGGACAAGTGGAAAAAGGAATTGATCAATTGCACTCAGTGCGGATTTTGTAAAGATGTATGTCCGATATTTGCTGATGTCGAGTGGGATTCTTCGGTGGCAAGGGGTAAGATGGCACTTTGCTATGGTCTGTATTCAGGCGATATCGAGCCGGATGAGTCTGTTGTTGAGAGGCTGTACCAGTGTACTACCTGTGCAGATTGCACTCGCAGGTGTCCTTCTTCAACAGATGTTGTGGGGGTTGTGGAGGCTATAAGGAAGGACCTTGTGGCTTCAGATATTATGAGTCCTACTCATCGCAAGATCTCAGAATCTATTGCAATGCTGGGTAATCCTTTCGGGGAAGAGAAGAGCCGGATCGAGATATTTGGTGAAAGGCCACATAATGCCAAGATCGCTTATTTTACTGGCTGCAGTGCAGCCTATAGGAATAAGGAGATTGCAGAGGCAGGTATCTCTATATTAAAAAAACTTGGTGTGGATTATACGCTGCTTGATGAGGTATGCTGTGGCAGCGTTCTTGGAAGGCTTGGTTTTTCTGATGACAATATAAAGCGACAGGCGGAGGTCAATGTTAAAGCGATAGAAGCGACTTGTGCAGAAATAGTTCTGTTCTCCTGTGCAGGGTGTTTGAGGATGTTCAGGAAAGAGTACCCGCAATTTATGGAGTTGCCGTTCAAGGCCCTGCATTTCATCGAATGGTTGAGTGAGCAGGAGTTGCCCCTTAAGCCTTACGGGAAAACGGTAACATATCATGACCCCTGCCATATTGGCCGACATCTTGGTATCTATGATGCACCTCGGGATGTTATCAATAATATTCCTGATATTGAATTTGTGGAGATGGCTGATAGCAGGGAATCTGCACGCTGTTGTGGCGGCGGCGGCGGTGTGAGGGCACAGTTCCCGGAAATTTCCGGAAATATAGCTTCTAAGCGTGTGGATCAGGCTGAGTTTGCCGATGTGTTGTTAACAACATGTCCGTTTTGTGTCAATAATCTCGCTCTTGGGATTGATGAAGAGTCTGATCTGGTGGTGAAGGACCTTCTTGAATTGGTAGATGAACTTCTTGAAGATATATGA
- a CDS encoding FAD-binding oxidoreductase, protein MDQHIIDRLREIVGDENVRTTTAELYAYSTDAGIHRSMPDAVLRPKITEEVAAVVKLANELLFPVVPRGAGTALCGHCVPVAGGVVMDLQRMNVIKELHIEDLYVVVEPGVIHKDLNAKLKEYGFFIPGPSSGNVANIGGMVATNASGGNAVKYGATRDYVLGMEVVLPTGEIARFGSRTLKNSAGYQLEKLMCGMEGTLGVITEVNLRITPLPEATAVAVAVFETLEDAGRCVSNIIAYPVIPSGLELMSRVCIEAVNKAVCLGLPDEEAILLIEVDGSSHDVKGQIEKVTDVCKRSGSLSVDFTFDAERKEELWKGRKAMIPALSKYHDDLVTVMLADDMAVPMSKVPEAVKAFQAISDKYDIIIASYGHSGDGNLHTKVLMDPTRQSHWDQAEKAVSEIYEKVMDLGGTITGEHGVGMTKAPFFLKERESSLGVMKVIKKGLDPNNIMNPYKIMDWEENFIARLRYHVENE, encoded by the coding sequence ATGGACCAACATATCATCGACAGACTGCGAGAGATTGTGGGAGATGAGAATGTCCGCACGACCACAGCGGAACTATATGCATATTCCACAGATGCCGGAATACACCGAAGTATGCCGGATGCTGTTCTCAGACCAAAGATCACTGAAGAGGTGGCGGCAGTAGTGAAACTTGCAAATGAGCTGCTCTTTCCTGTGGTGCCAAGGGGTGCGGGGACCGCTCTTTGCGGACACTGTGTGCCTGTTGCAGGCGGAGTTGTCATGGACCTTCAAAGGATGAATGTTATCAAGGAACTTCATATTGAGGATCTTTATGTGGTTGTTGAGCCAGGAGTTATTCATAAGGACTTGAATGCTAAACTTAAGGAATATGGTTTTTTTATACCGGGTCCATCAAGTGGTAACGTTGCAAACATTGGTGGTATGGTAGCCACGAACGCTTCCGGTGGCAATGCTGTGAAGTATGGCGCTACACGGGACTATGTTCTTGGAATGGAAGTTGTTCTTCCTACAGGGGAAATTGCACGGTTCGGGTCAAGGACATTGAAGAACTCTGCCGGATACCAGCTCGAAAAGCTGATGTGCGGTATGGAGGGTACACTTGGTGTTATTACAGAGGTCAATCTCAGGATCACTCCTCTTCCAGAAGCTACTGCTGTTGCAGTGGCTGTGTTTGAGACACTGGAAGATGCGGGTCGGTGCGTTTCTAATATCATTGCTTATCCTGTCATTCCTTCCGGGCTGGAGCTGATGTCCCGTGTTTGCATTGAAGCGGTGAACAAGGCTGTATGTCTTGGGCTTCCTGATGAAGAAGCAATACTGTTGATAGAGGTCGATGGCAGTTCCCATGATGTGAAGGGGCAGATCGAGAAAGTGACGGATGTCTGTAAGAGATCCGGTTCCCTTTCTGTTGATTTTACTTTCGATGCTGAGAGGAAAGAGGAATTATGGAAAGGCAGGAAAGCGATGATACCTGCTTTGTCAAAGTATCATGATGACCTTGTGACAGTTATGCTTGCTGATGATATGGCCGTGCCCATGAGCAAAGTGCCGGAAGCTGTGAAAGCTTTTCAGGCAATTTCTGATAAATATGATATTATTATTGCAAGTTATGGCCATTCCGGGGATGGTAATCTGCACACGAAGGTTCTGATGGACCCGACAAGGCAGTCTCATTGGGATCAGGCAGAAAAGGCAGTCTCGGAGATATATGAGAAGGTCATGGACCTTGGTGGTACGATAACCGGTGAGCATGGTGTTGGGATGACGAAGGCCCCGTTCTTCCTTAAGGAAAGAGAATCAAGCCTTGGGGTGATGAAAGTGATCAAGAAAGGGCTTGATCCGAACAATATTATGAACCCATACAAAATAATGGACTGGGAAGAGAATTTCATTGCGCGGCTGCGATATCATGTGGAGAATGAGTGA
- the larA gene encoding nickel-dependent lactate racemase: MNVKIPYGNDFVDIDVTIPHEVLSPNEPEVGDELSIILEALSNPVEKEPFVEFANNADKILVIVNDATRPTPTARVLEEVQDTLRSHPDVKFIVATGAHRGPTEDEFRFIFGNLYDEFKDSIYVHDARKDEDMEYLGVSSNGTEIYLNKMVREAGNILVIGSVEPHYFAGYTGGRKAFLPGVAGFKTIEMNHKHALSNKAQSLALEGNPVAEDMTDAMAVLSDLNIFSIQTILTADHGLYAMAAGDLFKSFDAAVEKANEVFCTSATKKGNIVLTAAPYPMDIDLYQSQKALENGRLALEEGGIIIMVSKCRDGVGEDTFLNLLSSSATCEDVMEKTSQCYKLGFHKAARMAQIGTMAKMWAVSDLDDEILLRAKLEPQESVQKAFDKAVAVIKADKKEPYAIILPQGSLTIPLIE; encoded by the coding sequence ATGAATGTAAAGATCCCCTATGGAAATGATTTTGTTGATATCGATGTGACCATTCCTCATGAGGTCTTATCCCCCAACGAACCGGAAGTAGGGGATGAGTTAAGCATAATTTTAGAAGCTCTTTCAAACCCTGTTGAAAAGGAACCCTTCGTAGAATTTGCGAACAATGCCGATAAAATCCTCGTTATAGTAAATGATGCTACACGACCTACGCCTACTGCTCGGGTTCTTGAGGAAGTGCAGGATACCTTACGTTCCCATCCCGATGTAAAGTTCATAGTCGCCACAGGTGCACACAGGGGACCCACAGAAGATGAGTTCAGATTCATTTTCGGAAACCTGTATGATGAGTTCAAAGATTCTATCTATGTCCACGATGCAAGAAAAGATGAGGATATGGAATATCTTGGCGTCTCCTCTAATGGCACAGAGATATACCTCAATAAAATGGTAAGGGAAGCCGGTAACATCCTTGTTATCGGTAGTGTCGAACCGCATTATTTTGCAGGTTATACCGGAGGCAGAAAAGCCTTTCTTCCCGGAGTGGCTGGCTTTAAGACGATCGAGATGAACCACAAGCATGCTCTTTCAAATAAGGCCCAGTCCCTCGCTCTTGAAGGTAATCCTGTGGCAGAGGATATGACCGATGCCATGGCAGTTCTTAGTGACCTCAATATATTTTCCATACAGACAATACTGACTGCGGACCATGGACTTTATGCCATGGCAGCAGGTGACCTTTTCAAGTCATTTGATGCAGCTGTGGAAAAGGCAAATGAGGTGTTCTGCACCAGTGCCACTAAAAAAGGTAATATCGTACTGACTGCTGCTCCGTATCCAATGGATATCGATCTTTACCAGTCGCAGAAAGCTCTTGAGAATGGAAGGCTTGCTCTTGAGGAGGGTGGCATTATCATCATGGTATCCAAATGCCGCGATGGGGTGGGAGAGGACACTTTCCTGAACCTGCTAAGTTCATCTGCTACATGTGAGGATGTCATGGAAAAGACCTCACAATGCTATAAGCTTGGTTTCCACAAGGCTGCAAGGATGGCACAGATAGGTACAATGGCGAAGATGTGGGCGGTTTCTGACCTTGATGACGAAATACTGCTCCGGGCAAAACTTGAGCCTCAGGAGAGTGTCCAGAAGGCTTTTGATAAAGCGGTGGCTGTTATAAAAGCAGACAAAAAAGAACCTTATGCGATCATTCTTCCTCAGGGAAGTCTTACTATTCCACTTATTGAATGA
- a CDS encoding PAS domain-containing sensor histidine kinase has translation MFINEGDFIINICNSSMFNLWEDNIVIINPDGFITYTNKNWESFAKDNGLDPSKCSEGTNYLKICDEANGEHATGASIEAKGIIDVINGNKDIYKIEYPCHSPDEKRWFLLKATPLSKVYPTDVLLQHINITDRKEVQIKLKNSEQQFRNVLENIRLISITLDTIGNLIFCNEYFLNITGWKKEEIIHKNWFELFVSHDIKSEINDMFRTTIKNNSYPTYYENEILTKNCEKKIIAWNNVVNKDQNDKILSISCIGEDVTEKRQYEINLRKFKSISDRANYGSATTDLHGNVTYINDYFAYLHGYSPDELIGKNLSIFHSDGQLEEVHRVNEELMENGSYTNIEIWHTHKNGTTFPMLMSAVVMKDEGRNPQYLSASAVDITHLKNIEDRIYESEKKYSSLVENGNDGIIIIQDGLIKYANRKMIEMSEYSHEELIENPFIDFVSPKYIEIVKDRYQKRLNGEDIPSHYEIEIEANDDRTIPVDLSVSIINYQGLLATMAILRDISDWKQAKAALIYARLTAEEANRTKTEFLANVSHELRTPLNPIIGFSDILVSGVAGELNEKQKKYALNIKQNGSKLLTIVNRIIDMCNIRISKLDLKCDCFKVIEMIIETKDLLNSIALKKKILLDLHIDPELNEIVADKTKTREILYNLIENAIKFTPSGGHVSIHAIQKDDYVQISVTDTGIGIAHSDIGIIFRPFLQVDSSTTRQYDGVGLGLMLVKEYVKLQGGDIWVDSELGKGSTFTFTLPMCPMEIGTSINKRV, from the coding sequence ATGTTTATAAATGAAGGTGATTTTATAATAAATATTTGTAATTCATCGATGTTTAATCTTTGGGAAGACAACATAGTAATTATAAACCCTGATGGTTTCATAACTTATACAAATAAAAATTGGGAATCGTTTGCAAAGGACAATGGTTTAGACCCATCCAAATGCAGTGAAGGAACGAATTACTTAAAGATATGTGATGAAGCAAATGGTGAACATGCAACTGGAGCTTCTATTGAAGCAAAAGGTATAATCGATGTCATAAACGGGAATAAAGACATTTATAAAATCGAATATCCATGCCATAGTCCTGATGAAAAACGCTGGTTTTTACTGAAAGCCACACCTCTTTCGAAAGTGTACCCAACCGATGTTCTATTACAACACATAAACATTACTGACCGTAAAGAAGTACAAATTAAATTAAAGAATTCTGAACAACAATTTCGTAATGTTCTGGAAAATATAAGACTTATAAGTATTACACTGGATACGATTGGAAACTTGATCTTTTGTAATGAATACTTCCTGAACATAACTGGATGGAAAAAAGAAGAGATAATTCATAAGAATTGGTTTGAGCTATTTGTTTCCCATGACATTAAATCTGAAATTAATGATATGTTTCGGACTACAATCAAAAACAATTCATATCCCACATACTATGAAAATGAGATTCTAACAAAAAATTGTGAAAAAAAGATTATCGCCTGGAATAATGTGGTCAATAAGGATCAAAATGACAAGATTTTAAGTATAAGCTGTATCGGTGAAGATGTAACTGAAAAAAGGCAATATGAAATAAATCTCAGGAAATTTAAATCGATATCAGACAGAGCTAATTATGGGAGTGCTACAACAGATCTTCATGGTAATGTGACTTATATTAACGATTATTTTGCTTATCTTCATGGTTACTCTCCAGATGAATTAATTGGAAAAAACCTTTCAATATTCCACAGCGATGGACAGCTCGAAGAAGTACATCGGGTTAATGAAGAGCTGATGGAAAATGGTAGCTATACAAACATTGAAATTTGGCATACTCACAAAAATGGCACTACATTTCCAATGCTAATGAGTGCTGTAGTTATGAAGGATGAAGGTAGAAACCCTCAATACCTATCTGCTTCAGCAGTTGACATCACACATCTAAAAAATATTGAAGATCGGATATATGAAAGTGAGAAAAAATATTCTAGCCTTGTGGAAAATGGAAATGATGGTATTATCATTATTCAAGATGGTTTGATTAAATATGCAAATCGTAAGATGATAGAGATGTCAGAATATTCTCATGAAGAATTAATTGAAAATCCTTTTATTGATTTTGTTTCACCTAAATATATCGAGATAGTCAAGGATCGCTATCAAAAAAGATTAAATGGAGAAGATATTCCAAGTCATTATGAAATCGAGATTGAAGCAAATGATGATAGAACGATTCCTGTAGATCTCAGTGTTTCCATTATTAATTATCAGGGTCTTCTGGCAACGATGGCTATTTTAAGGGATATTTCCGATTGGAAACAAGCAAAAGCAGCATTGATCTATGCCAGGCTTACAGCTGAAGAAGCGAACAGGACCAAAACGGAGTTTCTTGCTAATGTAAGCCATGAACTAAGAACCCCACTGAATCCCATAATTGGTTTTTCAGACATTTTGGTTAGTGGGGTAGCGGGCGAACTTAATGAAAAACAGAAAAAGTATGCTTTGAATATCAAACAAAATGGATCTAAGCTTTTAACAATTGTAAACAGAATTATCGATATGTGTAATATTAGAATCTCAAAGTTAGATCTAAAATGTGATTGTTTCAAGGTAATAGAAATGATTATAGAAACTAAAGATCTGCTGAATAGTATTGCATTAAAAAAAAAAATACTGTTAGACTTACATATTGATCCTGAGTTGAATGAAATTGTTGCTGATAAAACCAAGACCAGAGAGATTCTGTACAACCTAATTGAAAATGCTATAAAGTTCACACCATCTGGTGGCCATGTATCCATCCATGCCATACAGAAAGACGACTATGTACAAATATCAGTTACTGATACGGGAATTGGTATAGCACATAGTGATATCGGTATTATCTTTAGACCTTTTCTACAGGTAGATAGTTCAACAACTCGTCAATATGATGGTGTTGGATTAGGACTCATGCTTGTAAAGGAATATGTGAAACTTCAAGGTGGTGACATTTGGGTTGATAGTGAGTTGGGTAAGGGCAGTACGTTTACATTCACACTTCCAATGTGTCCAATGGAAATAGGTACTTCCATTAATAAAAGGGTATGA